A region from the uncultured Bacteroides sp. genome encodes:
- a CDS encoding SusC/RagA family TonB-linked outer membrane protein: MEKNKVKKKNLWVIVLALLLCTAYPQNQLSAQIVGNKYPKEGLVERIQKIVKASKKNVVFDAIIIKDVQVPAINSPKNLSVEQALARSLSSTEFTYKILPDGSYVIISREKQTSSQPTVISVPLSGTVSEENGEPIPGVSVIIKGTNKGTTTDLNGKYSLTNVSNNAALVFSFIGYNTLEQTVTENRNLNATLTEATNELNEVVVIGYGTTQKKDLTGAIASIDGGKISPRQNTQIISALQGAISGVTITRSSSAPGTAGSIRVRGITTIGNSDPLIIVDGVPVNSMNDVNPMDVENVTVLKDAASASIYGARAAAGVVLITTKRGGKSGVSVDYNYNYSLDIPTEMPDYYDATNYMKAQNELAWNDNPAGGEYALHDKDLIDNYNALHQENPDLYPDTDWAAMCLKANATRQSHLLSITSGGQKTRTKASFGYDDVEGLFKKNLSWNRVTARINNDIKLYSWLSATVDINLKLTDAVNPAYSPSSQMRYSAPIYSAEYSDGRVSEGKAGTNCYGKMMYGGTDETKTYQGGGKISIDITPFEGLKVSGVFAPNYTFSKDKEFQIRVPYTNYDNPDVVAGYLEGAGTTMLTENRNDNYSLTSQLFANYTKSIARHNFNLMAGYEDYYYYNESLMASRDKYQLDYYPYLDAGPGELKDNSGTAYENAYHSYFARLMYNYKNAYYFQANVRRDGSSRFYKDYRWGTFPSFSAGWIISEERFMKAIPLISFLKLRGSWGQLGNERIGNYPYQTSIEFNNPVLYVGNTPTSAQGASAYQYAIRDISWETTESTDFGFDMDLFSSRLRITADYYHKTTKDMLLKLQIPSYMGYTDPDQNAGSMKTKGWEVELGWNDHIGELNYGLTVNLSDYKSIMGDMKGTQVLGTNTITKDGTSYNEWYGYVSDGIFQSTEEITAETPVTSSSVTAGDIRYKDISGPDGVPDGKISADYDRVPLGGSLPRYNYGGAVNMSYKGIDFMMAFQGVGKQKSLMTEEMARPLRAQWYNVPSFIADKYWSKNNTAEQNAAAEYPRFSDTSGSNNYAISDFWLFNGAYLRIKNITLGYTLPQEWTSKALIQKLRLYVTLSDFFTFSHYPKGWDPEVSSTGYPITKSVMFGASVKF; this comes from the coding sequence ATGGAAAAGAACAAAGTAAAAAAGAAAAACCTATGGGTCATTGTGCTGGCACTTTTACTATGCACTGCATATCCGCAAAACCAATTGAGCGCACAGATAGTCGGAAACAAATATCCAAAGGAGGGTCTCGTAGAACGTATTCAAAAGATCGTCAAAGCAAGCAAAAAGAATGTAGTATTCGATGCCATAATAATTAAAGACGTACAAGTTCCGGCCATAAATTCGCCCAAAAACCTATCCGTAGAGCAGGCACTGGCAAGAAGTTTAAGCTCTACTGAATTTACATACAAAATTCTGCCGGACGGATCTTATGTTATTATCAGCAGAGAGAAACAAACATCGTCTCAGCCCACCGTTATTTCTGTTCCGCTATCGGGAACGGTTAGCGAAGAAAACGGCGAACCGATACCCGGCGTTTCGGTTATCATCAAAGGGACAAATAAGGGTACTACAACCGACTTGAACGGAAAATATTCCTTAACCAACGTCTCCAACAATGCCGCACTCGTTTTTTCATTTATCGGTTACAACACACTAGAGCAAACAGTGACCGAAAACAGAAACCTGAATGCCACACTAACGGAAGCAACCAATGAGTTGAATGAAGTAGTAGTGATAGGATACGGAACTACCCAGAAGAAAGATCTCACAGGGGCCATTGCCTCCATTGACGGAGGTAAAATATCTCCGCGTCAAAACACGCAAATTATCAGTGCTCTGCAAGGAGCTATATCCGGAGTAACCATAACACGTTCCAGTTCGGCACCGGGCACCGCCGGCAGCATTCGTGTAAGAGGCATCACCACCATCGGAAACAGTGACCCGCTTATTATTGTTGACGGAGTGCCCGTAAATAGCATGAACGATGTTAACCCCATGGATGTAGAGAACGTTACTGTGCTGAAAGACGCCGCATCCGCTTCTATCTACGGAGCAAGGGCAGCAGCGGGAGTCGTGCTGATTACCACCAAAAGAGGAGGTAAATCGGGGGTAAGTGTGGATTATAACTACAACTATTCGTTAGACATTCCCACCGAAATGCCCGATTATTATGATGCAACCAACTATATGAAAGCTCAAAACGAACTTGCATGGAATGATAATCCCGCCGGTGGAGAGTATGCCCTTCACGACAAAGATCTGATCGATAATTATAATGCACTTCATCAGGAAAATCCCGACTTATATCCCGATACAGACTGGGCAGCAATGTGCCTGAAGGCCAACGCAACACGCCAGAGCCATTTGCTGAGCATCACCTCCGGCGGACAGAAAACAAGAACCAAAGCCAGTTTTGGTTATGACGATGTGGAAGGGCTTTTTAAGAAAAATCTTTCGTGGAATCGTGTCACCGCCCGCATCAACAACGACATCAAGTTATACAGCTGGCTGTCGGCAACCGTCGACATCAATTTAAAACTCACCGATGCTGTGAATCCGGCCTACAGTCCGTCGTCACAGATGCGCTATTCGGCTCCTATTTATTCTGCCGAATACTCCGACGGACGGGTTAGTGAAGGCAAAGCCGGAACAAACTGTTACGGAAAAATGATGTACGGCGGCACAGACGAAACAAAAACGTATCAGGGAGGTGGAAAAATATCCATTGACATCACTCCGTTCGAAGGATTAAAAGTTTCGGGCGTCTTTGCTCCCAACTATACTTTCAGCAAAGACAAAGAGTTTCAGATAAGAGTTCCGTATACCAATTATGATAATCCCGATGTGGTGGCCGGATATTTGGAAGGAGCCGGGACAACAATGCTCACCGAAAACCGCAACGACAATTACTCACTCACCTCGCAGTTATTTGCCAATTACACAAAAAGCATTGCCCGCCATAACTTTAACTTAATGGCCGGTTACGAAGACTATTATTACTATAATGAAAGTCTCATGGCCTCGAGAGATAAATACCAGCTGGACTATTATCCTTATCTGGATGCCGGACCGGGAGAGTTAAAAGATAACTCCGGCACGGCTTACGAGAATGCGTATCATTCTTATTTTGCCCGTTTAATGTATAATTATAAAAACGCCTATTACTTTCAGGCCAATGTGAGACGTGACGGATCATCGCGCTTCTACAAAGATTACCGCTGGGGTACATTCCCCTCATTCTCTGCCGGATGGATTATTTCCGAGGAGCGTTTTATGAAAGCCATACCTCTTATCTCATTTCTGAAACTACGTGGCAGTTGGGGGCAGCTGGGCAATGAGAGAATAGGTAACTATCCGTATCAAACATCCATTGAGTTCAACAATCCCGTGCTCTACGTAGGCAACACACCTACTTCCGCACAAGGAGCTTCCGCTTATCAGTACGCCATACGCGATATTTCATGGGAAACAACGGAATCTACCGATTTTGGTTTCGATATGGATTTGTTTAGCAGTCGTTTACGCATCACAGCCGACTATTACCACAAAACCACCAAAGACATGTTATTGAAACTACAGATACCAAGCTATATGGGATATACCGACCCCGACCAGAATGCCGGAAGCATGAAAACCAAAGGCTGGGAAGTAGAGCTGGGCTGGAACGACCACATCGGAGAGTTGAACTATGGGCTGACCGTTAACCTGTCCGACTATAAGAGCATAATGGGTGATATGAAAGGCACGCAGGTATTGGGCACCAACACCATTACCAAAGACGGCACATCCTACAACGAATGGTACGGATACGTAAGCGACGGCATCTTTCAATCGACCGAAGAGATAACGGCAGAAACGCCCGTAACCTCTTCGAGCGTCACGGCAGGAGATATTCGCTACAAAGACATCAGCGGACCGGATGGTGTGCCCGATGGTAAAATATCGGCCGACTACGACCGCGTTCCGCTAGGCGGATCACTTCCCCGCTACAACTACGGAGGAGCCGTTAACATGAGCTACAAAGGCATCGATTTTATGATGGCATTTCAGGGTGTGGGAAAACAAAAATCGCTGATGACCGAAGAAATGGCTCGCCCACTAAGAGCTCAGTGGTATAACGTGCCCAGTTTCATTGCCGACAAATACTGGAGTAAAAACAACACCGCCGAGCAAAACGCCGCTGCCGAATATCCGAGATTCTCGGATACCAGCGGAAGTAATAACTACGCCATATCCGATTTCTGGTTGTTCAACGGTGCCTACTTACGCATCAAAAACATTACTCTGGGATACACCCTTCCACAAGAATGGACATCAAAAGCCCTGATTCAGAAACTAAGACTATACGTCACATTATCAGACTTTTTCACCTTCAGTCATTACCCCAAAGGATGGGATCCGGAGGTTAGTTCCACCGGCTATCCTATTACCAAGTCGGTTATGTTCGGAGCCTCGGTTAAGTTTTAG
- a CDS encoding RagB/SusD family nutrient uptake outer membrane protein codes for MKFKHLFIYALAGMALCSCHDLNLQPLSEASDETWFADKTQVEMSLNTLYLQQFWPLFKNCLYGTKDIMAMDEATDDWTNRSTLTVFTNGTLNGNNSTAIKGTWENSYKAISRCNTILANIERSKDNLTTELYERYMGDARFVRACQYSRLISLYGDVPYFTEEISLEEAYKMGRTDKAEVLQHIYDDFDYAAQKLPVAYDGNEMKRATQGAAYAMKARIALFFKDYATARDAAKSCMDLKIYSLYPDFGELFLSKTKNSVETVFGIPRSVEYGQMLQGGAVTAYLPRTAGGTSTANPSWDLLCSFLCTDGKTIDQSTVYNPQKPFDNRDPRCTATIVPFNTRHLGFNYTPEPDSAKCWSYKESAKITNKDSKGGDQYASYNGLILKKGIDETWVNNGSYTVDPDKLIMRYADVLLMYAEAKIELNDIDQSVLDAMNTVRARAYKADINSGSYPRITETGQAALRRLLRIERRMEFAFEGWRYWDILRWRIAEDVMNRPNYGLPTSVANCKKLITSKVWFFSGTPQIDENGSPDFSTMAGIAQYRVLSQRVFDVKKQYLWPIPTDDVLINANLQQNPNY; via the coding sequence ATGAAGTTCAAACACTTATTCATATATGCTTTAGCAGGAATGGCACTCTGTTCGTGTCACGATCTGAATTTGCAACCGCTGTCAGAGGCCTCAGACGAGACCTGGTTTGCCGACAAAACGCAAGTAGAAATGAGCTTAAACACATTATACCTGCAACAGTTCTGGCCTTTATTCAAGAATTGCCTATACGGCACAAAAGACATCATGGCTATGGACGAAGCGACGGACGACTGGACCAACCGCAGTACCCTGACCGTATTTACCAACGGTACCCTTAACGGCAATAACTCCACCGCCATTAAAGGAACCTGGGAAAACTCCTACAAAGCCATCAGCCGCTGCAACACAATACTGGCAAACATTGAACGCTCTAAAGACAACCTCACTACGGAGTTATACGAACGATACATGGGAGATGCCCGTTTTGTACGCGCCTGCCAATATTCAAGACTCATTTCGCTCTATGGCGACGTTCCTTACTTTACGGAAGAAATAAGTCTGGAAGAAGCATACAAGATGGGACGCACGGATAAAGCAGAAGTATTGCAGCACATCTACGATGATTTTGATTATGCTGCTCAGAAGCTGCCCGTTGCTTATGACGGCAACGAGATGAAACGAGCTACCCAAGGAGCCGCTTATGCCATGAAAGCCCGCATTGCACTTTTCTTTAAAGACTACGCAACGGCCCGCGATGCCGCTAAAAGCTGCATGGATCTGAAAATATATTCATTGTATCCCGACTTCGGCGAATTGTTTCTGAGTAAAACAAAAAATTCAGTGGAGACCGTATTCGGCATACCCCGCTCCGTAGAGTACGGACAGATGCTTCAGGGAGGTGCCGTAACGGCCTATCTGCCACGTACGGCAGGAGGCACAAGCACAGCCAATCCTTCATGGGATTTACTTTGCTCTTTTCTTTGTACGGACGGAAAGACCATAGACCAGTCGACCGTTTACAACCCTCAAAAACCTTTCGATAACAGAGACCCCAGATGCACGGCCACCATCGTTCCGTTCAACACCCGCCACTTGGGATTCAATTACACTCCGGAACCGGACTCAGCCAAGTGTTGGAGCTATAAGGAATCGGCCAAAATAACCAATAAAGACTCTAAAGGCGGAGATCAGTATGCCTCATACAACGGTCTGATACTAAAAAAAGGCATTGACGAAACATGGGTTAACAACGGCAGCTATACGGTAGATCCCGACAAGCTCATCATGCGCTATGCAGACGTATTGCTTATGTATGCCGAAGCAAAAATAGAGTTGAATGACATAGACCAGAGTGTGCTCGATGCCATGAACACCGTGCGTGCACGAGCCTACAAAGCCGATATAAATTCGGGCAGTTACCCGCGGATAACGGAAACCGGACAAGCCGCACTGCGTCGGCTGCTACGCATAGAGCGCCGCATGGAGTTTGCTTTCGAAGGATGGCGTTACTGGGACATCCTGCGCTGGCGCATAGCGGAAGATGTGATGAACAGACCCAATTACGGACTGCCTACCTCGGTGGCAAACTGCAAGAAGCTCATCACAAGTAAGGTATGGTTCTTTTCGGGAACACCTCAAATTGACGAAAACGGCTCGCCCGACTTCTCTACCATGGCCGGCATAGCGCAGTATCGTGTGCTGAGCCAACGGGTGTTCGATGTAAAAAAACAATATCTATGGCCTATTCCTACGGATGATGTGTTGATTAATGCCAACCTGCAACAAAATCCGAATTATTAA
- a CDS encoding calcineurin-like phosphoesterase family protein produces MNKIINKSICSFLFFLLLVTGNNPLKAQATNNDTKAPQQSVAGHVWCNHTGISGVVVTDGTNFTVTNGKGFYTLPPNPASTHVYISSPAGYTVPVENSVAMFWVKLNREANTKNNVDFRLTKLADKETNHYFIAVGDPQVSNRADLEKLKPILANIKAKIAGLPSKNVPLLVAGDIVFDTPQMHTMSKQYFSKVEQPVYYCIGNHDHVYSKKDSATLDNDLTADSVYIRHYGPTHYSFNRGEVHYVVLDDIRYKGGPKPEYTTEFAQEQLDWLKKDLSYVPKEKALVLLFHAPSKTRFKARIGNNTELYKLLQGYANVQTICGHTHYNSVVADDGSGITEHILGTACGSFWESPVGLDGCPLGYKVFEVNGTKFKWRYIDYTDKQKLFTVYKPGERSPALPPAEELLVNVWDWDPAWEVAYSEDGEKTFKPMTRIKSTYDPTAYEFIGLKGERKVPSRSWLGSSATDHIFFCVPSAATTEMVIKVTTRFGEVSTRHVDLRK; encoded by the coding sequence ATGAACAAAATAATAAATAAGAGTATTTGCTCTTTTCTATTCTTCTTGCTGCTAGTGACCGGCAACAACCCGTTGAAAGCACAAGCAACCAATAATGACACAAAAGCCCCGCAACAATCTGTTGCGGGCCATGTGTGGTGCAACCATACAGGCATATCGGGAGTGGTAGTGACGGATGGTACCAACTTTACCGTAACCAACGGCAAAGGTTTCTACACGCTGCCGCCCAATCCGGCCTCTACGCATGTTTACATATCCTCGCCTGCCGGATACACTGTGCCGGTAGAAAACAGTGTGGCTATGTTTTGGGTAAAGTTAAACCGCGAAGCAAACACGAAGAACAACGTTGACTTTCGGTTAACGAAACTGGCGGACAAAGAGACGAATCACTACTTCATAGCCGTTGGAGACCCGCAGGTGAGCAATAGAGCCGATCTCGAAAAGCTAAAACCCATTCTTGCAAACATAAAAGCAAAGATAGCCGGGTTACCTTCAAAAAATGTTCCGTTGCTCGTAGCAGGAGATATTGTGTTCGATACTCCCCAAATGCACACAATGAGTAAACAATACTTCTCAAAAGTAGAGCAACCGGTGTACTACTGCATCGGAAATCACGACCATGTGTACAGTAAAAAAGACTCGGCCACTTTAGACAACGACTTAACGGCAGATTCTGTTTACATCCGCCATTACGGCCCCACACACTACTCTTTTAACCGCGGAGAGGTGCACTACGTTGTGCTGGACGATATCCGATACAAAGGAGGTCCTAAACCCGAATATACCACCGAATTTGCTCAGGAACAATTAGATTGGTTAAAGAAAGACTTATCGTATGTGCCAAAAGAGAAGGCACTGGTTCTCCTGTTTCATGCTCCCAGCAAAACCCGCTTCAAAGCACGGATAGGTAACAATACCGAATTATACAAATTGTTGCAAGGTTATGCAAACGTGCAAACCATTTGTGGGCACACCCATTATAATTCCGTAGTGGCCGATGACGGATCGGGCATCACCGAGCATATTTTGGGAACAGCGTGCGGTAGCTTTTGGGAAAGCCCCGTGGGGCTGGACGGTTGCCCTCTGGGCTACAAAGTGTTTGAGGTTAACGGAACGAAGTTTAAATGGAGATACATTGATTATACCGACAAGCAGAAGCTGTTTACCGTTTACAAACCCGGTGAACGCTCTCCTGCCCTCCCCCCTGCAGAAGAGCTGCTTGTTAACGTGTGGGACTGGGATCCGGCATGGGAAGTCGCCTATTCGGAAGACGGAGAAAAAACCTTTAAGCCCATGACGCGGATTAAATCGACCTATGACCCCACCGCCTATGAGTTCATCGGGCTAAAGGGAGAACGAAAAGTACCTAGTAGAAGTTGGCTGGGCTCCAGTGCTACCGACCATATTTTCTTCTGCGTTCCGTCTGCTGCGACAACAGAGATGGTTATCAAAGTAACCACCCGATTCGGAGAAGTCAGCACCCGGCACGTAGACCTGCGCAAATAG
- a CDS encoding glycoside hydrolase family 43 protein: MNLIKRMSRLILLIFALATSGGLLAKGDTTFVATGNPVFRYKYTADPAAMTYHGTVYIYTGHDECPAPQERYVMNEWCVFSSSDMKTWTEHSVPLKAKDFSWAKGDAWASQVIERDGKFYWYVAVTHKDIHGKAIGVAVSDSPVGPFHDARGSALITNDMTTQYTKISWDDIDPTVIIDDDGQAYLFWGNTQCYYAKLKKNMIELDGPVMPVNLPRYTEAPWIHKRGDWYYLSYASEFPEKICYAMSRSINGPWEYKGVLNELAGNSNTNHQAIIEFKGNWYFIYHNGGVNTQGGSFRRSVCIDRLYYNPDGTMKRVRMTTEGVASVTN, encoded by the coding sequence ATGAATCTGATAAAAAGAATGAGCCGGCTGATCTTATTGATTTTTGCACTTGCAACATCCGGTGGATTGCTGGCAAAGGGAGATACTACTTTCGTTGCTACCGGAAATCCGGTGTTCAGGTATAAATATACGGCAGACCCGGCTGCAATGACGTATCATGGAACAGTTTATATCTATACCGGCCACGATGAATGCCCCGCTCCGCAGGAACGATATGTGATGAACGAGTGGTGTGTCTTCTCTTCGTCCGATATGAAGACATGGACGGAGCACTCCGTGCCGCTTAAAGCCAAAGATTTCAGTTGGGCTAAGGGCGACGCATGGGCCAGTCAGGTGATAGAGCGCGACGGAAAGTTCTATTGGTACGTGGCTGTTACGCATAAAGACATTCATGGCAAAGCCATAGGTGTTGCCGTATCCGATTCGCCCGTCGGCCCTTTTCATGACGCACGTGGCTCGGCTCTGATTACGAATGACATGACCACACAGTATACCAAGATCAGTTGGGACGATATAGACCCTACCGTTATTATTGACGATGACGGGCAAGCCTATCTGTTTTGGGGTAACACGCAGTGCTATTATGCCAAATTAAAGAAGAATATGATAGAGCTCGATGGCCCTGTTATGCCGGTTAACCTGCCCCGATACACCGAAGCGCCGTGGATACATAAACGTGGAGACTGGTATTATCTTTCTTATGCTTCTGAGTTTCCCGAAAAGATTTGTTATGCCATGAGCCGTAGCATAAACGGCCCTTGGGAATACAAAGGGGTATTAAACGAGCTGGCCGGCAATTCAAACACCAACCATCAGGCCATTATTGAGTTTAAGGGTAATTGGTATTTTATCTATCACAATGGAGGTGTTAACACACAGGGTGGGAGTTTCCGGCGTTCGGTGTGCATAGACCGTCTGTACTATAATCCTGACGGTACCATGAAGCGCGTTCGGATGACGACGGAAGGTGTGGCATCTGTTACCAATTAA
- a CDS encoding alpha-L-arabinofuranosidase C-terminal domain-containing protein, giving the protein MRIRRTLFTAWVLSAALSLAAQTNELVIQTKKLGAEIQPTMYGLFFEDINYAADGGLYAELVKNRSFEFPQHLMGWKTFGKVSVQDDGPFERNPHYVRLSYPGHPQKHTGLDNEGFFGIGVKSGEEYRFSVWARLPEGGTAGKIRIELVKTNSNAERQAFATQELTIDSKEWKKYQVMLKPDMTEAKSTLRIFLASQGPIDLEHISLFPVDTWKGHENGLRKDLAQALADIHPGVFRFPGGCIVEGTDLNTRYNWKNSIGPVENRPLNENRWQYTFPHRFFPDYYQSYGLGFYEYFLLSEEIGAAPLPIVSCGLACQFQNTDPKAHVPVEELGSYIQDALDLIEFANGDTTSVWGRKRAAMGHPASFHLKFIGIGNEQWGPEYPARLELFVKAIRKAHPEIKIVGSSGPDSEGKQFEYLWPEMKRLKVDLVDEHFYRPESWFLSQGARYDNYDRKGPKVFAGEYACHGKGKKWNHFYASLLEAAFMTGMERNADVVQMATYAPLFAHVDGWQWRPDMIWFDNLNAVRTVSYYVQQLYAQNKGTNVISLTMNGKPVTGAEGQDGLFASAVWDGPTHSYIVKVINTTDKTLRVPLTFAGLKRQDELTNGICIKLHSSDLDSDNTIEHPFAIVPETTSVSVYDRALDAELEPYTFTVYKFTKSAK; this is encoded by the coding sequence ATGAGAATACGCAGAACCTTATTTACGGCATGGGTGTTATCGGCCGCACTTTCGTTGGCTGCACAAACCAATGAACTGGTTATTCAAACAAAAAAGCTGGGTGCAGAGATTCAGCCGACCATGTACGGACTCTTTTTTGAGGATATTAATTATGCAGCCGACGGCGGACTGTATGCCGAACTGGTAAAGAACCGTTCGTTTGAGTTCCCTCAACACCTGATGGGGTGGAAAACCTTTGGAAAAGTCAGTGTGCAGGATGATGGTCCTTTCGAACGTAACCCGCATTACGTCAGGTTGTCCTATCCGGGGCATCCGCAAAAGCATACCGGTTTGGATAACGAAGGTTTCTTCGGAATAGGCGTAAAGAGTGGTGAAGAGTATCGCTTTTCCGTATGGGCGCGTTTGCCTGAGGGAGGAACTGCCGGAAAAATTCGTATAGAGTTGGTAAAGACGAACTCTAATGCCGAAAGACAAGCATTTGCCACGCAGGAGTTAACGATTGATTCCAAAGAGTGGAAAAAGTATCAGGTGATGCTGAAACCGGATATGACCGAAGCTAAATCAACGCTTCGCATCTTTCTGGCTTCTCAGGGGCCTATCGATCTTGAACATATTTCACTATTCCCCGTAGATACATGGAAGGGTCATGAGAACGGCCTGCGTAAGGATTTGGCACAAGCCCTGGCCGATATTCATCCGGGAGTGTTCCGCTTTCCCGGCGGATGCATTGTGGAAGGTACTGATTTGAACACCCGTTACAATTGGAAAAACAGTATAGGGCCGGTAGAGAATCGTCCGTTGAATGAGAATCGCTGGCAATATACCTTTCCGCATCGCTTTTTCCCTGATTATTATCAGAGTTACGGATTGGGCTTTTACGAATATTTCTTATTGTCCGAGGAAATAGGAGCCGCACCTCTGCCTATCGTAAGTTGCGGACTGGCCTGCCAGTTTCAAAATACCGACCCGAAGGCACATGTGCCTGTCGAGGAATTGGGAAGTTACATTCAGGATGCACTCGATCTGATTGAGTTTGCTAACGGGGATACAACCTCTGTCTGGGGGAGAAAACGTGCCGCAATGGGGCATCCGGCCTCTTTCCATCTGAAATTTATCGGGATAGGAAATGAGCAGTGGGGGCCGGAGTATCCTGCGCGTCTCGAGTTGTTTGTAAAAGCCATCCGCAAGGCTCATCCCGAAATTAAAATAGTCGGCAGTTCGGGTCCCGACTCTGAAGGAAAGCAGTTTGAATATCTCTGGCCGGAGATGAAGCGGTTGAAAGTGGATTTGGTGGACGAACATTTTTATCGTCCGGAAAGTTGGTTCCTTAGTCAGGGGGCACGCTACGACAATTACGACCGTAAGGGGCCGAAGGTTTTTGCCGGAGAATATGCCTGCCACGGCAAAGGAAAAAAATGGAATCATTTTTATGCTTCTTTACTGGAAGCCGCTTTTATGACGGGGATGGAACGTAATGCCGATGTGGTGCAGATGGCAACGTATGCTCCTCTGTTTGCGCATGTGGACGGGTGGCAATGGCGTCCGGACATGATTTGGTTTGATAACCTGAACGCTGTTCGTACGGTAAGCTACTATGTGCAGCAACTGTATGCACAAAATAAAGGGACTAACGTTATTTCTTTGACGATGAACGGGAAGCCGGTTACGGGTGCGGAGGGACAAGACGGACTTTTTGCCAGCGCGGTGTGGGACGGACCGACGCATTCGTATATTGTGAAAGTAATAAATACTACCGATAAAACGCTACGGGTTCCACTAACCTTTGCCGGATTAAAGAGACAGGATGAGCTGACAAATGGCATTTGCATTAAACTGCATTCTTCCGACCTTGATAGTGACAATACGATAGAGCATCCATTTGCCATCGTTCCGGAAACAACATCGGTTTCCGTTTATGACAGGGCACTGGATGCAGAATTGGAGCCTTATACGTTTACTGTTTATAAATTCACAAAATCCGCCAAATAA